GAATCATGCGGCATACCTGCAATGCCTTCCCCAAGACTTCATCATTTCCATAAAGATAAAAATCCCCTTCATACTCCTCAAGTTCTAATAATTCTGCAATCGTGCGGATTACCCAAATCATCCCTAAAAAATGATCCGTATGTTCATGGGAAAGAAAGGCATGATGCAGATGTTTCCAGTCAAGATTCATAATATCAAATGCCCGCAAGATATCACTACCTCCTGTTCCATCCACAAGAAATAACTGATTGTCTTCTTCAAAGACACAGGATGTATTAATATATTTACTTACCGTTGCTGTTCCGGTACCGATGATGTGCATTTTCATTGAAAAATCTCCTTTTTTCGCAAGGTGTTTCCTAAATATCGCAATATTCCTACGTTTTTACATAAATAATTACTCAAATCGAAATTGAACCACTTTTATGGGAGTGTATATTTTTCTCCATCAACTACTATATTTTCAGCATTTATAAACATTTTATCTGTATAAAGCTCAATAATTAAATTAAATTCTATATTATAACCTTTTAATAATTTAATTTTTTTTAATGGAAATTCAATTTTGTCTGTCCCTATATATGACATTTCTACAAAAGGATTATACGATATATCTTCTTTTTCTTTTTTATTTGCACTATGCACAAAGAAAATATTGTATATTTTTTCTATTGTCATTTCATGTCTTACCGCTGTATATGGATTAACTATTGATAAATATATTGTCCCTTCCATTATATTATAATTAAATGACCATATCTCGCTTTCCTCTATTTCGTATAATATATCGTCTAAATATAACATTATCATCCTCCTCTATATTTTTAAACATACAATTTTCCACCAATCTTTACTGGCGATGGAATTCTTACATATGTACTATTTTTACTAGATTCTTTATACATTAGTTGACATTACATTATATAATTGCTATTATGCTATTAACAAACAACCAGCAGGTTGCTTTTAAGTTTCCCATTCTGGGGGTTATATCAGTTAATAAATAAGCTGCCTATTCCGCTAAGAACTAAGGGCAGCTTATTTATTTTTCAAATTCAGAATCGAACTATTAATCTATTTCCATTCGTTAATATTTCAGACTGCTACTCCTGCTTCTTTGGCAATTCTTTCTTCAAGTGCCCATAATCCATATTTTTTATTTCCTTTATCTGTGAGGGTTTTATGAAGTTCCAAGCACCTGATCTAAAACAGCAAGTATAATTTTTATATCAATTGGTTTCGTTATGTGTGCATTCATACCTGTTTTAAATGACTTTTCTTTATCTTCTTCAAAAGCATTTGCAGTCATGGCAACGATATTCCTGATAATAGCCATACCAAGTCCTGTCCCTTTAATTCCACTTTGGGTAGATGTCCGTTCTCTTGAAAAGGAATCAAACACATGTGCCTGAAATTCTTCAGACATTCCGATTCCATTATCCCGGATTCTGAATTCAAAGGCAGTAAATCCCTTTCTGTTACATGGTTTCTCGGATACGCGAATATTGACCAACCCACCTACCGGAGTAAATTTAATTGCATTACTTACTATATTTAAAAGAATCTGGTTCAGACGTAATCTGTCAGTGATAACATTCTCATGGACAACATCTTGTGTGTCAATATAAAGATCCTGCTGTTTTTGCCTTATTTGCATGTTCAGCAGAGGCGAGAGCAAGCCGAAGGGCATCTTCCTGCTGCAGTTCCCTTTCTCTCTGGTCTGTCACATCATGTGTCAGAAACAGAATATCTGTCACCCTGCCATCCTTATCACAATTCTGAACAATGGCACTTACTTCTATCCACTGTCTGTCCATGTTACGATAAATATACCGAAGAATCTTATGTTTTTCAAACCGTTCACTGATCGTGTCAAGATCTGTAAATTCAAGATAGTCATTCTGGCATTCCGGCAGCATATAATTATCATGGATCAGTTTCCTTATCCCACAGACATTCTGGCATTGTTTCAGGACATTTTCCTTATCCGCCTGGATTTTTAACCATTCTACTTTCTGATCTTCCAGATGAACTAAAAATATATTGGTAAATACCATTCCAAGTGCCTTCAATGCTTTTGTAAGCTCCTCATCCCGTTTCTGGCTATAATGAAGTGCGTTTGACAATTCTTCATTCTTCTGCAAGGCACTGACATCCTGATAGGTCACATAGATATATTTTTTCTTTCCAACGATGAGATAGGAAAGGTCTGACTGTATATAAAACCATTTTCCCTGCGGATTTCTTTTTCTGTAAAAAATCCTCCTTGTTTTCTCATGTACTATTAATAATCCAAGTTTGTTTCAAAATAAAAACACTGTCAAAGAGGCAATGACTGCTTTTTCTGCAACTGGCTGCCATTTCACTCCACTAGTTTATGAATTACTTTTATCAGTAATTCCACATCAACAGGCTTAGCAACATGTTCATTCATTCCTGCTTCTTTTACTCTTATTCTGTCCTCCGCAAAAGCATTTGCTGTCATTGCAATAATCGGTACCTCCTTTGCATCCGCTCTGTCCAGAGACCTGATCATCTTTGTGGCTTTATAACCATTCATGACCGGCATCATAATGTCCATAAGAATGACATCAAATTCACCAGATCTGCTTTTTTCGAATATCTCAACAGCTTCCTGTCCATTCCATGCTTTGGTCACCTCAGCACCTTCATTCTGAATCGCAAATTCAGCAATTTCCATATTCAGCTCATTATCTTCTGCCAGAAGAATATGCAGTCCCTTTATAGATTTTTCTGATACGTCCTTCTGTTCTTCTCGTTTATCCGCATCCAGATCTATTTTGAATGGAACCCGGATCACAAATGTCGTCCCTACGCCTTTTTCACTTTCAAAAGTAATGGCTCCACCCATTTTTTCAACCAGTTTTTTGGTAATAGGCATTCCCAGGCCTGTTCCTGTAAATTTTGTGCGGCTTCCTGGCTGTTCCTGTGCAAATGGTTCAAAAATATGTTTCTGGAACTCCTCAGTCATTCCAATTCCTGTATCCCGGCAGACAAATTCCATTGTTGTCATTTCCGGCTGTTTGGATGGAATCTCCCTGTAGCTGATATAAATATATCCGTTTTCTCTGTTATATTTCACCGCATTTGACAGGATATTCATCATCACACGTTTCACATACTCTGAGCTTCCAATAAAATCTCTGTGTATGATTTCTTTTTTCTCCCACACGATCTGGATATTCTCTTCTGCTGCCATCTGCTCGATTACAACAAATACTTCCCTGAAAATACTGCTCAGATTAAACGGGATCTCTTCCAGAACGATTTCATCAGACTCCATCTTACTCATATCCAGAACATCATTTACCAGTTCCAGTAATAGATTAGATGCCTCTTTCACCTTTATCCTGTATTCTGTCTGCTTCTCCATATCATCTGCATAATGGTCTGCCATATTGACCATGCCGCAGATTCCATTGATCGGAGTCCGGATATCATGGCTCATCCGCTGGAGAAACTCTGTTTTTGCCTCATTGGCGGCTTCTGCCTTTTTTGCTGCTATCAGAAGTTCTGCTTTATATTTTTCATCTTTTTCCTGTTCCTGTTTCCGATGCGCCAGATTGGTTCTGTATGTCCAGAACCAGAATATACTGAACATCAGACAATAAAGAAAAATAACGCTTGTCACACTTAATGGAAGGTTATGAAACACTTCTTTGTCTGGAAGATACGCATAGATATAATAATCCCTCTGCTTCAGCATGATTCCGTAACATCCGGTTCCTTCATTCTTCATATGAAAAATGTGCTGACTGTCTGTATGCTTTTTCATTGCCTGAACGACTTCGCTACCGGCTGTACTCTGCCCCAGCAGTTTCTCATCGTTGCTGGCAACAACGATTCCCTCGTCTGCAACAATAATCGTTCCATCTTTCTGAGTACTATAGCCATTTAAAAGCCCCTGTATCGTCAGAGTATAGTTTCTGGCAAATTCAGGAGATGTGTAATAATAGATTGCAACGATACCCGGTGCATCTTTTCTGGCACAGGCCGCAATGTCGATATGCGACCCGTCTTCCCTGGTAAACCGTTCCGAATAGCTTCTTTCTTCATATCCGGAAAAATCCATGATAATTTCTTTTTGCAGATACTCTGTAATCTCATTTGCCAGAGATTCATCCGTACTGTATTCACAGTCCGTCTTTCCTCCTGTATCCAGTACAATGATGCCATCCACCCAGAGAGTCTGCAGATTTTCTTTCAGGAAATCCTCGCTTAGCTGTCCGCCGTTTTCTGTTTCTATAGCGATATTTGTACTCATCTGTCTGGCACTTTCAATCGCACGTAGGAGACTTTTGGATTCCGAAGATTCATTATAATGGGTGTAGGTGGAACACTGCACTTTCACATAGTTTACAATCTCCACCATTCTTTTCTCTGCTTCCGTTTTTTCCACATGAAAAAAATAAAACAAAGAGACTACAGCCACACAGATTCCAATCAGACCTCCGATCAGCTGGATTCGTTTTTCTTTTTTCTTTCTCTTAATATCCAAGATCATCCACCTCCAGATACTTTTCCGGATTATCCAGATATTTTTCAATGATTTTCAGAGATGTGCCATCCTGACGCATCTCTTCCAGCATCTGGTTCATCTGCTCGCAGATTCCTCTGTCATCATCTTTTGCAAAAGCAACTCCTATCCCCACGACCATCAGTGGTTCTTCCAGGATACGGAAACTTGTATCATAATCCTTCATGTACTGGATAACAGATTCCTCATGTGCGCCAACCGCATCTACATAGCCTTTCCCCAGAAACGTATAGATTAGTTCCCGGTGTCCGAGACTGATCAGATTTCCCAGTTTGGGAATTCTTTCATCTGTCCGTTTCAGAAAGATGCCTTCTGGTTTGGTTGTAGACTGGACAGCCAGGTTCTTTCCCTCCAGGTCACTCAGTTTATAAATATCACTATTCTCATTTACAGCAACCACCTGACGGCTTGCTATATATGGTCCTGCCCAGCGGTAATCGTCAAGGCGTCCTTCCATGGAAAAACAACCCATGATACAGTCAATCTCTCCGCTCTCCACCAGTTCTTTTTTCTTCTCCCAGTTAATCTGGACAACCTCCACCTGATATCCCATTCTTTTAAATGCTTCTGTAGCCAGTTCTACATCTATGCCTGTCGGTACACCATCCTCATTCAGATAATTGTATGGTGGATAGTTGTCGCTGCCGAGGGTAATGACTGGCTTTTCTGTTTCTTTTTTACCATTGTCTGTGTTTTTACACCCTGTAAGGGTGACTGCTAAAATTCCCGGAAGCAAAATGCCTGCAATCACTCTTTTTCCTTTCATTTTTCTTCCATCCCTGCACTTTTCTTGTACTTTCCTGTTTTCCATTTATTATAGTTAATTGCCCCGAAATTACATAACAATTAGTGTACATATCTCAAAATTGTTTTTATAACTTCATCGATCACAATCGGTTTTGACAAATGTGCGTTCATTCCTGCTTCCATACATCTTTTTGCATCTTCCCTGAATGCATTTGCAGTCATAGCAATGATAGGGATTGTTTTTGCATCCTGCCGTTCCAGGGATCTTATTGTTTTTGTGGCAGTAAGCCCATCCATCACCGGCATCATGACATCCATTAAAATAACATCGTATGTTCCTGATTCGCAGGCTTCAAAGTGCTGAACAGCTTCTAAC
This Anaerobutyricum hallii DNA region includes the following protein-coding sequences:
- a CDS encoding hybrid sensor histidine kinase/response regulator → MILDIKRKKKEKRIQLIGGLIGICVAVVSLFYFFHVEKTEAEKRMVEIVNYVKVQCSTYTHYNESSESKSLLRAIESARQMSTNIAIETENGGQLSEDFLKENLQTLWVDGIIVLDTGGKTDCEYSTDESLANEITEYLQKEIIMDFSGYEERSYSERFTREDGSHIDIAACARKDAPGIVAIYYYTSPEFARNYTLTIQGLLNGYSTQKDGTIIVADEGIVVASNDEKLLGQSTAGSEVVQAMKKHTDSQHIFHMKNEGTGCYGIMLKQRDYYIYAYLPDKEVFHNLPLSVTSVIFLYCLMFSIFWFWTYRTNLAHRKQEQEKDEKYKAELLIAAKKAEAANEAKTEFLQRMSHDIRTPINGICGMVNMADHYADDMEKQTEYRIKVKEASNLLLELVNDVLDMSKMESDEIVLEEIPFNLSSIFREVFVVIEQMAAEENIQIVWEKKEIIHRDFIGSSEYVKRVMMNILSNAVKYNRENGYIYISYREIPSKQPEMTTMEFVCRDTGIGMTEEFQKHIFEPFAQEQPGSRTKFTGTGLGMPITKKLVEKMGGAITFESEKGVGTTFVIRVPFKIDLDADKREEQKDVSEKSIKGLHILLAEDNELNMEIAEFAIQNEGAEVTKAWNGQEAVEIFEKSRSGEFDVILMDIMMPVMNGYKATKMIRSLDRADAKEVPIIAMTANAFAEDRIRVKEAGMNEHVAKPVDVELLIKVIHKLVE
- a CDS encoding hybrid sensor histidine kinase/response regulator, whose product is MQIRQKQQDLYIDTQDVVHENVITDRLRLNQILLNIVSNAIKFTPVGGLVNIRVSEKPCNRKGFTAFEFRIRDNGIGMSEEFQAHVFDSFSRERTSTQSGIKGTGLGMAIIRNIVAMTANAFEEDKEKSFKTGMNAHITKPIDIKIILAVLDQVLGTS
- a CDS encoding substrate-binding periplasmic protein, translating into MKGKRVIAGILLPGILAVTLTGCKNTDNGKKETEKPVITLGSDNYPPYNYLNEDGVPTGIDVELATEAFKRMGYQVEVVQINWEKKKELVESGEIDCIMGCFSMEGRLDDYRWAGPYIASRQVVAVNENSDIYKLSDLEGKNLAVQSTTKPEGIFLKRTDERIPKLGNLISLGHRELIYTFLGKGYVDAVGAHEESVIQYMKDYDTSFRILEEPLMVVGIGVAFAKDDDRGICEQMNQMLEEMRQDGTSLKIIEKYLDNPEKYLEVDDLGY